In the genome of Devosia rhizoryzae, the window ACTTCTGCAGGCGCTTCCTCGACCGGTGCAGGTTCTTCGGCAACCGGCTCTGGAATAGGCTCAGGCTCGGGTTCCGGAGCGACTTCAGGCTCGGTGACCGGTGCTGGTTCCTCTACGGGAGCTGCCTCAGGAGCGGGCTCTTCCGCAATGGGTGCGGGTTCTTCAACCGCGGGCTCTGGTTCCGGTGCGGGTTCTTCGACCGGCGCGGGTTCTGCGGCGGGTGCGGTGGCGTTCAGCGCCGCGATACAATCGCCTACGCTGCCGTAGCCACCCACGATGCAGAGCTCGGTCAGCGCTGTGGTGGCCGCTTCGATTGCGGCCGCATCGCCCGATGCCTGAGCAGAAACATAGGCCTGATAGGCGGCCTGGAGGTCGGCGTCCTGCGCGAAAGCCGATAGCGGCGCAAGGGCCATGAAGCCGATGCTTGTCCCGGCTAAGAGCCAGTTCTTGAAACCCATATTCTTATTCCTTTGTGTTGGCACACGCCTGCTGAGCATTGGGGTTGGTTCCTGAACCGATCCTGAATGGAGCGCGCCCCTGCGCCTGCTGCCCAGCAGTCCCCGCAAAGCTCCAAACGCGGGCGGGTCGGGTTAGTTCCTCCATGCCATCGGCGGCAGTGCCGGCTATGAATTGGGGCATGTTTGCGGCTGGTGGACGGATCGGCGCCTGCCGATCTCCCACAAGTGGCCGATGCGTGATAGGCCGACCCCCAGAGCATTGGAGGACCGACATGGATTGGGGCACGCTGATCGGCTACTGGCCATTTGTGGTGGGGCTGATGATTACCGGGGTAGTCTCCGGTGTCGCTGCCGGCCTCTTGGGCATCGGCGGAGGTGCGGTGATCGTCCCGGCCCTGTCGAATGCCTTGCTGCTCATGGGCTTCGACGCTGAGGTGGTGCAGCATGTCGCCGTCGGCACCTCGCTCGCCATCATCATCCCCACCGGAATCATGAGCGCACGGGCGCATCACCGGCGCGGCGCTCTCGACATGGTTGTGCTTAAACTCTGGACGCCCTTTATCGTCATCGGCACCTTTATCGGCGGGTTAATGGCGGGCTGGTTTTCCGGTGACGTCCTGCGCATCGTCTTCGCCGTCATGGCCTTTGCTATTGCCGCCAACATCGTCTTTGCGTTCCAGACCCGGCTCATGGGGCACCTCAAGGGCTCTTCCATAACGCATCGGATCTCGGCCTTTGTCGTAGGTTACATTTCTTCGCTGATGGGGATCGGCGGCGGCTCGCTGACAGTGCCGACCTTGGTGGCATTCGGCGACACGATGCATAAGGCTGTGGGCACATCGGCGGCGATCGGGGTTGCGATCGCCGTATCGGGGACCGCCGGCTTCTTGATTTCGGGTTGGGGTGTCGAGGGCCTGCCGCCGCTGAGCTTGGGCTACGTCAACCTCTTGGCTTTCGCGCTCGTGGCGGTTCTGGCGGCCGTCTGCGCGCCGTTCGGCGCAGCGCTGGCGCACCGGCTGGACCAGAAGACGCTGAAATACGTCTTCGCGGCCTTCCTGGTCGCGGTTGGGCTCAACATGCTCTGGAAAGTGCTGGCAGGCTAAAGCCGACCCCGCCTGGGAGATGGTGGGGACGGGTTGACTACGGTATTCCGTCCGCCCCCACCGCCCAAGCCCCCCCGTGAGAGGGGATCCGGGCTCGGGGCCGCACCGATCAAGATGTGACCCCAAGTAACAACTCGCCTTTGGCCGTTCCGGTTTGTCTAAAAAAAGGCGATGACGCGGTTGGCTGTGGATTAGTCGGCGCTGTTGCCCAAATCCCAGGCCACCGAAACGCCGACGGCGAAGGTCAATTCCCCAGATTCCACCGGGACCTCGGCCGACTGCGCTACATCTGCCCTCGCATACATCGGGAAGGGCTGCGGCGCGCCGAAATCCTGGCGCTCGGATACCGATTCCAGATCGCCCAGCGTTTCACCGGCAACTTCTGCATAGAGCTCGGCCTTTTCGCGCGCATCGGCGAAGGCTGCCTTGCGCGCTTCATTAAGCAGGTCAGCCGGATCGGCGACCGAGAACGAAACGCCGTTGACGGTGTTGGCGCCGACGGTCACCGACTGGTCGAGGATGGAGCCGAGGTCTGCCAGTTCGCGCACGACGACAGTGACCGAGTTGGACACCTGATAGCCGTCGATCTTTGGCGGCATGGTATAGCCATTGGCGTCGCGGGCGTCCGAATAGACGTAGTTCGGATTGACCGAGAAGCCGGAGGTCTGGATGTCACGCGCCTCGATGCCGGCTTCCTTGAGCGTTGCCAGAAGTTCGTTCATCGCGGTGGTGTTGGCGTCGAGTGCTTCGCGGGCGGTGGCGCCCTGCGTCATCACGCCGGAATTGATGGTCGCCATGTCGGGTGCGGCCCGCACTTCGCCGCGGCCTTCGATGGATATCGTGCCGGCATAGGCGGGCAGGGCGGTGGTGAGCAGGGCGAGGGGGACGATAACGCTGAGGGCACGCATGGCAAACTCCTTTAAGTGCCCGGGGACGTTTCCCGGGCTAATGCGTCAGTAATGGGGCGCGGATGAACCGGAGTTGAATGAGTTCGCCGCGCCGTCTTGGCATAAAGTATGATTTTTGCCCTACTCACCTTGCGTTGCCGTGTTGGCTTGGTTAGTCACTGGCTGACTTTTGCCGAGGACCTGCCCATGAGCGCCACTGCTATCCCAAACGGAGTGCTGATCGGCCGGGCAAAGGTGCCGGGCTATGACTATCCCCGCGTCGTGACGGTGCGTGACGGGCAACTGGTGGATATCACCAGCCCCGGCATGGCGACGGTCCGCGATATCGCCGAGAGCGGGCGTGCTGCCGAGCATGTGCGGACTGCCGCGGGCACGCTGCTTGGGCCGGTCGATGCAATCTATGCCGGTGGCGATGGCTTACCGCGTCTGCTCGCCCCCATTGACTTGCAGGCGATCAAGGCGTCGGGCGTGACCTTTGTCGTATCGCTGTTGGAGCGCGTGATCGAGGAACAGGCGCGGGGCGACAAGTCGCGGGCCGATGCGCTGCGCGGCGAAATTCTTGACCTGATCGGTACCGATCTGTCGCAACTCGTGCCGGGTTCGGACGCGGCGATGAAGGTCAAGGAGCGGCTGATCGAGAAGGGCGTCTGGAGCCAATATCTCGAAGTTGGAATCGGGCCGGACGCCGAAATCTTCACCAAGGGCCAGCCGATGAGCGCGGTGGGCCATGGCGCCGAAGTGGGCCTCCATCCGGTATCGAGCTGGAACAATCCGGAGCCGGAAGTGGCGCTTCTGGTGACGTCCAAAGGCGAGATCATCGGCGCGACGCTCGGCAATGACGTCAACCTGCGCGACGTCGAAGGGCGGTCGGCGCTTCTTCTGGGCAAGGCCAAGGACAATAATGCCTCGGCATCCCTGGGCCCGTTCGTGCGGCTGTTCGACGGCGACTTCACGCTCGAGACCATCAAGCAGGCCGAGATCGCACTGCGTGTCGAGGGGGCCGACGGCTTCGTTCTCGAAGGCCAATCCAACATGGCGCAAATCTCGCGGACGCCGGAATCGCTGGTTGCCGCAACGATCGGGCAGCATCATCAGTATCCCGACGGACTGGTGCTTTATCTTGGCACCATGTTCGCGCCAGTGAAGGATCGCGATGGCGCCGGCAAGGGCTTTACCCATAAGGTCGGCGATGTCGTCTCCATATCGACACCGAGCCTGGGTACACTTTCTAACCGCGTGAACCTATCTACCGTTTGTCCGCCTTGGACCTATGGCGCGAGCCACCTGTTGCGCGACCTTGCACGCGCGAACCTCCTCTAGATTCTCCCGAAAGGCTTCATCATGACCGAGCTGCACAAGAACCTCATCGACGGCGAATGGGTCGGGTCCGACGGGATCGAGAACATCAACCCGTCCAATATCAAGGAAGTGGTTGGCGTTTATGCGCGCGCCACGGCCGAGGAAACCACGCAGGCGATCGCCGCAGCCAAGGCCGCGTTCCCGGCCTGGTCGCGCTCGGGCATCCTTGAGCGCCATGCGATCCTCTCCAAGGCCAGCCAGGAAATTCTGGCCCGCAAGGCAGAGCTGGGTGAACTCCTGAGCCGCGAAGAAGGCAAGACGCTGCCGGAAGGCATTGGCGAAGTCACCCGCGCAGCTCAGATTTTCGACTTCTTCGCCGGCGAAACGCTGCGCCTTAACGGTGAAATCCTGCCCTCCGCCCGCCCGGGTCTTACCGTCGAGATCACGCGCGAGCCGGTCGGCGTCATCGGCATCATCACGCCGTGGAATTTCCCGATCGCCATTCCGTCCTGGAAGATTGCGCCGGCGCTTGCCTATGGCAATACCGTCGTCATCAAGCCTGCCGACCTTGTGCCGGGGTCAACCTGGGCGATCGTGGATATTTTGCAGCGTGCTGGCCTGCCGAAGGGCGTGCTGAACCTCGTCATGGGCAAGGGGTCTGTTGTTGGTCAGACCTTGCTCGACAGCCCGGATGTCAATGCCGTTTCGTTCACCGGTTCTGTGGGTACGGGCAAGCGCGTGGCCGAGGCTTCGATCAAGGTTGGCCGCAAGTTCCAGCTCGAAATGGGCGGCAAGAACCCGACCATCGTGCTGGACGATGCCGATCTCAAGGTGGCCGTTGAATCTGTTGCGCAGTCGGCGTTTTTCTCGACCGGTCAGCGCTGCACGGCGTCGAGCCGCGTGATCGTGACGGAAGGCATCCACGACAAGTTCGTCGAGGCGCTGGCAGCGCGCACCGCGGGTCTTCGCGTGGGCGATGCCCTTGATAAGGATACGGAAATCGGCCCGGTGGTCGATCCGAACCAGCTCAAGCAGGACACCGACTATATCGAGATCGGCAAGTCGGAAGGCGCCACGATTGCCGCCGGTGGCGAGCGGGTTACGAAGGGCAATGAAGGCTACTTCCTGCAGCCGACGCTCTTTACCGAAGCGACCAACTCGATGCGCATTGCCCGTGAGGAAATTTTCGGGCCGGTGGCGGCGGTGATCCGGGTGAAGGATTACGAGGAAGCGCTCCATACTGCGAACGATACGGAATTCGGTCTAAGTGCCGGTATCGTCACGACTTCGCTCAAATATGCGACGCACTTCAAGCGCAATTCGGAAGCCGGGATGGTGATGGTGAACGTGCCGACGGCCGGTGTCGATTTCCACGTGCCCTTCGGTGGCCGCAAGGGTTCGAGCTATGGTTCGCGAGAGCAGGGCACCTATGCCAAGGAGTTCTTCACCATCGTCAAGACGGCCTACACTGCTGCTGGCTGATCTTTCGCAAAACGTCTTCTACGGGGCCCGCGTGGCCCCGTTTTTGTTAACGGAGGGCTAACGTTTTCGCTGTGTCAGCGCCATGCCGGCGATGATGAGGACGATGCCGAGCGCGCTGGCCCAAAGCGTCACCGGGATACCGCGCGCCCAATCGAAGAGCACACCCGAAACCATCTGGCCGGAGATGACGAGAAGGGTCGAGTTGATGGCACCGATCCGGGTGATGAGCCAGGAGCCGGCGGCCACGAAGATGACGCCGATGGGGCCGCCGAAAAAGACCCACCACGGGATCTCGCCGATATTGGGCGGTATCAGCCCGCCGATGACGAGGCCGACCAGGCTCAAGAAAACGAAACCGACGATGTGGTTCCAGAAGGACGAGATCAGCGGCGAAGTCGAGAGCGACAGACGGCCGTTGACCTGGCGACTGAGAATGACGAGGAGGCCAGCGGTGAAGGCGAAGATGATGGGGATGATCATGCCGCGTTGAGCCCGAAGAGAATGATCAGGAGGCTGCCGGCGACGATCAGGACGACGGCGCCCGCGTCGCGGAGATCGAGGCGGCGCTTGGGGAGGCCGAGCAGGCCCCAGAAGTCGGCGGCGAGGCTGAGCAGAACCTGGCCGGCGAGGCCAAGGGCGAGGGTGCCGGCGAGGGCCAGCGGGGTGTTGACGGATGTCGAGGTCAACATGACGGTTGCGGCGCCGATAATGCCACCCAGATATGCCCAGAGCGGGGCCTTGCCGATCCTGGCCTTCGATGCAGCAGCTTCGGCGCGCTGGTGACGCCAGAGCACGGCGAGGAAGAGGATGGCGGCGACGGTGCCGGTGCCGTGGGCGAGCCAGGACGAAAAGAGCGCGCCGCCGTAGCGGCCGGCTTCGGCATTGATGAAGACGGCGAATGTCAGGAGCACGCCGCTGCCGAAGGCGAGGACGAGGTGCAGCGGTTTGGGCCGCTGCGCGGCGGGCATGGACATGGGGAAAGTCCGATTCGGGAGAGGTGGCGCGAGTTTAGCTGGAGGGCTGGGGCGCTGCCAGCTTCGCGGTGACCAAAGGTAAGAGGCGGTTCCCGGGACGCTATCCACTACCCCCTTCCGAGCGACGCTAAGGCCCGGGGGGCCTAAGCTCTGCTTGCCTTCCCCTCAAGGGGGAAGGTGGGCGCCGGTGGTTGCAGCACCTCAAGCGACGGCGGCGAAGCGTTCGTCGAAGGCGTAGCCGGCGCCGCGGACGGTGCGGATAGGGTCGGATTCGCGGCCACGGTTGATGGCGCGACGGAGGCGGCCAATGTGGACGTCGACGGTGCGTTCGTCGACATAGACGTCGTTGCCCCAGACGCCGTCGAGAAGCTGCTCGCGGGAATAAACGCGGCCGGGGTGGCGCATCAGGTATTCGAGCAGGCGATATTCGGTGGGGCCAAGATGGATGTCGCGGGTGGCGCGGCGCACGCGGTGGGTGGTCCGGTCGAGTTCCAGGTCACCGACGCGGAGGGAGGCGGTGACGAGGTTGGGGTTCGCCCGGCGCAGCAGAGCGTGGATGCGGGCGACGAGTTCGGGGACCGAGAAGGGTTTGACGATATAGTCGTCGGCACCGGTCGTGAGGCCGCGAACGCGTTCTTCTTCTTCGCCGCGGGCGGTCAGCATGATGATGGGGACGCGAGCGGTTTCGTCCCGGGCGCGCAGGCGGCGGCAGAGTTCGATGCCGGAGATTTCCGGCAGCATCCAGTCAAGCAGGATCAGGTCAGGGAGCTTTTCCTGGATCGCCCGATGCGCTTCGTCACCGGATTCGGCGGTGATGACGCGAAAACCCTCTGCTTCAAGGTTGTAGCGAAGGAGGATGGCGATGTCGCCTTCATCTTCGACGACGAGGATGGTTGCGGGCATGGATGTGCTCCGTCGGTCGGGTGGTGACCCGATGGTTCATTGTTGTGGCACCAACCCCCACCTTCCCTCCCCCTGAAGAAGGGGGAGGAGGATGCAACGGCAGTGCCAAGTTTCGGCCTCACCCGGCGCTTTGCGCCGACCTCTCTCGGAGGGAGAGGTGATCAGACCTTGATCTGCTGGCGTTGGAGATCCTGCACGTCGCCGGTGAGCTGCTTGCCGGTGGCGAGATAGTAGGCGCGTTCCGCGATGTTGGTGGCGTGGTCGCCGATGCGTTCGAGGCTCTTGGCGCAAAAGAGGAGATGCGTGCAGGTGGTGATGTTGCGCGGATCTTCCATCATGTAGGTGAGGAGCTCGCGGAACAGTGAAGTGTGCATCGCATCGACCTGGTCGTCGCGGTTGCAGACTTCGACCGAGGCGGCCGAGTCGCGGTTCGAATAGGCGTCGAGCGCATCCTTGACCTGACCCATGACAAGGGCGGTCATGTTCTTGACGCCGTTGTAGAAGGTGGGCTGCAGGTTGATACCTTCGAGCTTGAGCGAACGGCGGGCTAGTTGCTTGGCCATGTCGCCGATGCGTTCGAGATCGGATGCCACATGCACCGAGGTGATGATGGCGCGCAGATCGGAAGCCATCGGCTGGCGGCGGGCGATCATGGAAACGGCCATGTCGTCGATCTTGCGCTGCATTTCGTCGATGCGCTGATCGGCAATGATGGTGACGTCGGCCAGTTCGCGATCGAGCTTGAGCAGGGCGCGGGTGCCGTTCTCGATGGCGGCTTCCACCTGGCCGCCCATTTCGGCGATGGCCTGGGCGAGGCTGTGCAGCTCTTCGTTGTAGGACGTAACGATGTGGTCGGTGCCAGTATTGGGCATTTCAGTTCCTCCAGCCTCGGCGATCAGCCGATGCGGCCCATGATGTAGTCCTGGGTCTGCTTGTTCACCGGATTGGTGAAGATGTCTTCGGTGTCGCCCTGCTCGATCAGGTTGCCCAGGTGGAAGAAGGCGGTCTTCTGCGAGACGCGGGCGGCCTGCTGCATGGAGTGGGTGACGATGACGATGGTGTAGTTCTCGCGCAGTTCGTCGATCAGCTCTTCGATGATGGCGGTCGCGATCGGGTCAAGGGCCGAGCAGGGCTCGTCCATCAGAATGACTTCGGGGCCGACGGCAATGGCGCGGGCGATGCAGAGACGCTGCTGCTGACCGCCAGAAAGGCCGGTGCCGGGCTCGTTGAGGCGATCCTTGACCTCTTCGAAAAGACCCGCCTTGCGGAGCGAAGAGATGACGATCTCGTCGAGATCAGCCTTGTTCCTGGCAATGCCGTGAATCTTGGGGCCGTAGGCGACGTTTTCGTAGATCGACTTGGGGAAGGGGTTGGGCTTCTGGAACACCATGCCGATGCGGGCGCGCAGTTCGACAACGTCGAGGTCCTGCGCATAGATGTCCTGGCCGTCGAGCTCGATGCGGCCGCCAACCTTGGCGCCTTCGATCGTGTCATTCATGCGATTGATGCAGCGCAGGAAGGTCGACTTGCCGCAGCCCGACGGTCCGATAAAGGATGTGACGGCGCGATCGGGGATGTCGATCGAGATGCCGTGCAGGGCCTGCTTGGGACCGTAATGGACGGTGACGTCGCGGGCGGTGAGACGGATCTGGCGATCCATAAGTTCGGCGGGGTTCATGGAGCTCGATACCGTTTGCTGGGTCATCTTGGGCTTGCCGGCGATCATATCCATAGGGGAATTCTCCAGTTGGGTCATGCGCGGCGCTCCAGACGGGTACGCAGGAAGATAGCGACGGCGTTGAGAAGGATCATGAGGCCCAAGAGCACCAGAATTGCGGCTGAGGTGCGCGCCTCGAAGAAGTTGCGGTTTTCGTTGCCCTGCCAAAGGAAGATCTGGACCGGCAGCGCGGTGGCCTGATCGACGACGGAGCCGGGGATCGAGGCCACGAAGGCGCTCATGCCGATCAGCAGGAGCGGCGCCGTTTCACCCAGAGCCTGGGCAACGCCGATGATGGTTGCGGTGAGGATCGAGGGGAAGGTCACGGGCAAGACGTGGTGGAACACCATCTGGGTGCGGGAGGCACCCAGCCCAAGTGCCGCCTGACGCAAAGCAGGGGAGACGCCCTGCAGCGCCGCGCGGGTGGCAATGATGATGGTAGGCAGGGTCATCAAGGTCAGCACGAGACCACCGACCAGCGGGGCGGAGCGGGGCAGATGGAAGAAGTTGATGAAGACCGCGGCGCCAAGGAGACCGAAGACAATCGAGGGCACGGCCGCCAGGTTGTTGATGTTGACCTCGATGAGATCGGTAAAGCGCGATTTTGGCGCGAACTCTTCAAGGTAGATGGCGCTGGCGACTCCGATCGGGACGGCCAAGACGATCACCACGAGCATCATGTAAAGCGAGCCCATGAAGGCGCCGGCCAGGCCTGCCGACGCGGGGGCGGAGCGGCTATCGACATTGGTAAAAATGCCCCAGGCGAAATCCTGCGTGATGGTGCCGTTTTCCTCCAAGGCGTCGATCAGCTGGCGAGCGGGGGCCGACAGCTGCTGCTGGGCGTCACCCAGGGTGCGATCGATATTGCCCTTGACCCAATTGTCGGTATTGGCAGAGGCGAGAAGGTCGAAGCGGACGGTCTGGCCCATCAAATCGGGATTGGCGACGAAGGCTTCACGGATCACGTGGCGAGCATTGGTCTCGGGGATGCTCAGGATCTGCCGGCTGTCGATCTCGAGATCGGCCGGCGTGACGCTGCGCATCGAGGCTTCGACGACATTGTTCCAGTTCAGCATGGCGATGCTGCGCTGCCAGGCAAGGATGGCTGCATTGTAGTCGGCGATGGACTGACCTTCGGCGCGGACTGGACGCGGATCAGCGCCGATCAGTTCAGGATCAAAGGTCACGTCGAGATGGAGATTGGCCTGCCAGAAGGCTGGGACACCCTTGCGCAGAACGTCGGCAAAGAGCAGGCCCACGAAGCCGAGGGCGGCGCAGATCGCGAGGATGCCCAAGGCGCGGAACAGCTGTTCGCTGCGGTGACGCTTGCGAAGACCGTCACGGATGGTCTGGGTGCGCTTGGCGGCGGCCGCGCGACCGGAGCTCTGAAGTTCGCTCATTCGTACTGTTCCCGGAAGCGGCGGACGATGTAGAGGGCCACGATGTTGAGGATAAGGGTCATGACGAAGAGGGTCAGACCCAGTGCAAAGGCGACAAGGGATTGCGGACCGGTGAAATCGGTGTCGCCGGTCAGCTGATTGACGATCGAGACGGTGATGGTCGAGATCGGCTCGAGCGGCGTTCCGCGCAGCACCGGGCTGTTGCCGGCGGCCAGAACCACGATCATGGTTTCGCCGATGGCACGGCTGACGGCGAGGAGGAAGGCACCGACAATGCCGGGGAGGGCGGCGGGCAGGAGAACATTGCGGATGGTTTCGGACTGGGTGGCGCCCAGGCCGTAGGCACCATCGCGCAGGGACTTGGGCACCTGGTTGAGGATGTCGTCACTAAGCGAGGAGATGAAGGGGATGATCATGATGCCCATGACCAGACCTGCCGTCAGGGCACTGGTGGCGCTGATGTTGAGGCCAATCGCGCCACCCGCATTGCGCAGGAAGGGGCCGACGCTGACGAGGGCGAAGAAACCGTAGACGATGGTCGGGATACCGGCGAGGATTTCGATCAGGGGCTTGACCACGGCGCGCACCTGGCGCGGGGCGTATTGGGACAGGTAGATCGCGGTCATCAGGCCGATCGGAACGGCGACGAGCGAAGCGATCGCCGCGACCCAGAGGGTGCCGGTAAGGAGCGGCAGGAGCCCGTACTGGCCATGATTGCCGGTGCCGGTCGAGGAAAAGCCGGGGTTCCAGACAGTTCCGAAGAAGAAGTCGACCGGGTTGATGAAGCTGAAGAAGCGGATGGCTTCGGATAGAAGCGAAAGAACGATGCCGACTGTGGTCAGGATCGCGACTGCCGAGCAGAAGATCAAAAGCGCGGTAACGACGGTTTCGACGATGTTGCGGGCGCGCAGGCGTGGCGTGATCCGGGAGCGGGCATAGAGCAGGCCGAAGATGCCGACGGCTGCGACCGCCGCGATCAGGGCGAGAAAAGTGATCAGCTGGAAATTGCGGAGCGCATCGGCAGCGGACTGCTCAAACGGCTGGACGGCGCCGGCGACACCATAGCCCGAAGCAAGCGCGTAGATGCGCTGCAGCGTGGCGTTGAGGCCGATCTGGTCGAGGGCGACGAGTGTTTCCGTGGGGATGAGCGACACGGCATAGCTGCGCGTGAGGTCAGTGCCGAAAAGGCCCCAGATCGCGAGGATCACGAGGGCCGGCACCAGAGTCCACAGGGCAACGCGAGCAGCATGGTATTGGGGGCGGGAGTGAACTTTGACCCCGTTCGGGGTCGCAAGGCGGCGGCTGGTCATCCAGCCCGTCTGGTAGGCCAGACCAAGCAGGGCGAGCAAAAGGACGGCAATTATCAGGGAGTTCATGCGCGCAATCCCGCTGGAAAGGGGAAGGGCCGCGCTTCGCGCGACCCTTGTGGAGCTTACATGCCGGCTTCGAAAGCGGCCAGGACCTCAGCGGTCTTCTCGGCAGGCTGCGGGATCAAACCAGCAGCTTCGAGCGTGCCGCCCTCACCCGAGATCTGCTCGGAGAGGAAGAACTGGGTGTATTCCTGAAGGCCGGGGATGACGCCGATGTGCTGACCCTTGACGTAGAAGAACAGCGGGCGCGAGACCGGGTATTCGCCGTCGGCAACGGTTTCCTTGGAGGGAACGACGCCGTCGACCGAAGCAACCTTAAGGGTGTCGGTGTTCTGTTCGTAGAAGGAAAGGCCGAAGACGCCGACGGTGTTGGTGTCTGCGTTGAGGCGTGCCAGGGTTTCGGTGTAGTCGCCGGAGATTTCGGTGACGACGTCCTGACGGAAGGTGGTTTCAGC includes:
- a CDS encoding DMT family transporter yields the protein MSMPAAQRPKPLHLVLAFGSGVLLTFAVFINAEAGRYGGALFSSWLAHGTGTVAAILFLAVLWRHQRAEAAASKARIGKAPLWAYLGGIIGAATVMLTSTSVNTPLALAGTLALGLAGQVLLSLAADFWGLLGLPKRRLDLRDAGAVVLIVAGSLLIILFGLNAA
- a CDS encoding aldehyde dehydrogenase family protein, with amino-acid sequence MTELHKNLIDGEWVGSDGIENINPSNIKEVVGVYARATAEETTQAIAAAKAAFPAWSRSGILERHAILSKASQEILARKAELGELLSREEGKTLPEGIGEVTRAAQIFDFFAGETLRLNGEILPSARPGLTVEITREPVGVIGIITPWNFPIAIPSWKIAPALAYGNTVVIKPADLVPGSTWAIVDILQRAGLPKGVLNLVMGKGSVVGQTLLDSPDVNAVSFTGSVGTGKRVAEASIKVGRKFQLEMGGKNPTIVLDDADLKVAVESVAQSAFFSTGQRCTASSRVIVTEGIHDKFVEALAARTAGLRVGDALDKDTEIGPVVDPNQLKQDTDYIEIGKSEGATIAAGGERVTKGNEGYFLQPTLFTEATNSMRIAREEIFGPVAAVIRVKDYEEALHTANDTEFGLSAGIVTTSLKYATHFKRNSEAGMVMVNVPTAGVDFHVPFGGRKGSSYGSREQGTYAKEFFTIVKTAYTAAG
- the pstB gene encoding phosphate ABC transporter ATP-binding protein PstB, with the protein product MNPAELMDRQIRLTARDVTVHYGPKQALHGISIDIPDRAVTSFIGPSGCGKSTFLRCINRMNDTIEGAKVGGRIELDGQDIYAQDLDVVELRARIGMVFQKPNPFPKSIYENVAYGPKIHGIARNKADLDEIVISSLRKAGLFEEVKDRLNEPGTGLSGGQQQRLCIARAIAVGPEVILMDEPCSALDPIATAIIEELIDELRENYTIVIVTHSMQQAARVSQKTAFFHLGNLIEQGDTEDIFTNPVNKQTQDYIMGRIG
- the pstA gene encoding phosphate ABC transporter permease PstA; its protein translation is MSELQSSGRAAAAKRTQTIRDGLRKRHRSEQLFRALGILAICAALGFVGLLFADVLRKGVPAFWQANLHLDVTFDPELIGADPRPVRAEGQSIADYNAAILAWQRSIAMLNWNNVVEASMRSVTPADLEIDSRQILSIPETNARHVIREAFVANPDLMGQTVRFDLLASANTDNWVKGNIDRTLGDAQQQLSAPARQLIDALEENGTITQDFAWGIFTNVDSRSAPASAGLAGAFMGSLYMMLVVIVLAVPIGVASAIYLEEFAPKSRFTDLIEVNINNLAAVPSIVFGLLGAAVFINFFHLPRSAPLVGGLVLTLMTLPTIIIATRAALQGVSPALRQAALGLGASRTQMVFHHVLPVTFPSILTATIIGVAQALGETAPLLLIGMSAFVASIPGSVVDQATALPVQIFLWQGNENRNFFEARTSAAILVLLGLMILLNAVAIFLRTRLERRA
- the phoU gene encoding phosphate signaling complex protein PhoU, whose product is MPNTGTDHIVTSYNEELHSLAQAIAEMGGQVEAAIENGTRALLKLDRELADVTIIADQRIDEMQRKIDDMAVSMIARRQPMASDLRAIITSVHVASDLERIGDMAKQLARRSLKLEGINLQPTFYNGVKNMTALVMGQVKDALDAYSNRDSAASVEVCNRDDQVDAMHTSLFRELLTYMMEDPRNITTCTHLLFCAKSLERIGDHATNIAERAYYLATGKQLTGDVQDLQRQQIKV
- a CDS encoding sulfite exporter TauE/SafE family protein, with amino-acid sequence MDWGTLIGYWPFVVGLMITGVVSGVAAGLLGIGGGAVIVPALSNALLLMGFDAEVVQHVAVGTSLAIIIPTGIMSARAHHRRGALDMVVLKLWTPFIVIGTFIGGLMAGWFSGDVLRIVFAVMAFAIAANIVFAFQTRLMGHLKGSSITHRISAFVVGYISSLMGIGGGSLTVPTLVAFGDTMHKAVGTSAAIGVAIAVSGTAGFLISGWGVEGLPPLSLGYVNLLAFALVAVLAAVCAPFGAALAHRLDQKTLKYVFAAFLVAVGLNMLWKVLAG
- a CDS encoding SIMPL domain-containing protein — translated: MRALSVIVPLALLTTALPAYAGTISIEGRGEVRAAPDMATINSGVMTQGATAREALDANTTAMNELLATLKEAGIEARDIQTSGFSVNPNYVYSDARDANGYTMPPKIDGYQVSNSVTVVVRELADLGSILDQSVTVGANTVNGVSFSVADPADLLNEARKAAFADAREKAELYAEVAGETLGDLESVSERQDFGAPQPFPMYARADVAQSAEVPVESGELTFAVGVSVAWDLGNSAD
- a CDS encoding fumarylacetoacetate hydrolase family protein codes for the protein MSATAIPNGVLIGRAKVPGYDYPRVVTVRDGQLVDITSPGMATVRDIAESGRAAEHVRTAAGTLLGPVDAIYAGGDGLPRLLAPIDLQAIKASGVTFVVSLLERVIEEQARGDKSRADALRGEILDLIGTDLSQLVPGSDAAMKVKERLIEKGVWSQYLEVGIGPDAEIFTKGQPMSAVGHGAEVGLHPVSSWNNPEPEVALLVTSKGEIIGATLGNDVNLRDVEGRSALLLGKAKDNNASASLGPFVRLFDGDFTLETIKQAEIALRVEGADGFVLEGQSNMAQISRTPESLVAATIGQHHQYPDGLVLYLGTMFAPVKDRDGAGKGFTHKVGDVVSISTPSLGTLSNRVNLSTVCPPWTYGASHLLRDLARANLL
- a CDS encoding DMT family transporter, which codes for MIIPIIFAFTAGLLVILSRQVNGRLSLSTSPLISSFWNHIVGFVFLSLVGLVIGGLIPPNIGEIPWWVFFGGPIGVIFVAAGSWLITRIGAINSTLLVISGQMVSGVLFDWARGIPVTLWASALGIVLIIAGMALTQRKR
- the phoB gene encoding phosphate regulon transcriptional regulator PhoB, with translation MPATILVVEDEGDIAILLRYNLEAEGFRVITAESGDEAHRAIQEKLPDLILLDWMLPEISGIELCRRLRARDETARVPIIMLTARGEEEERVRGLTTGADDYIVKPFSVPELVARIHALLRRANPNLVTASLRVGDLELDRTTHRVRRATRDIHLGPTEYRLLEYLMRHPGRVYSREQLLDGVWGNDVYVDERTVDVHIGRLRRAINRGRESDPIRTVRGAGYAFDERFAAVA